The Streptomyces sp. NBC_00670 genome window below encodes:
- a CDS encoding ABC transporter permease, with amino-acid sequence MTQHVSPPRDGTGKAAPAAGRPARRGLPVHADVRTLTLLGVLAVLVLIGGLTKPDAFLDTRNLQLVLTQASVIGVVSVGMTFVITSGGIDLSVGAIVALSSVWATTAATQSHGFGGILLTAVLVGLGCGLVNGVLIAYGGLVPFIATLAMLASARGLALQITDGRTQVVTVPGVLDLGERDAYVLGVPPLVLVFAAVTVVGWLVFNRTTFGRRTVAVGGNPEAARLAGIDVRRQRLYLYLLSGLCCGIAAFLLVVLAGSGQNTNGNLYELDAIAAVIIGGTLLSGGRGTLTGSVLGVLIFTTITNLFALNNLQSDVQQIAKGAIIVAAVLVQRRTASTT; translated from the coding sequence ATGACTCAGCACGTGTCCCCGCCCCGGGACGGCACCGGAAAGGCGGCCCCGGCGGCCGGGCGGCCCGCCCGGCGGGGGTTGCCGGTCCACGCGGACGTCCGCACCCTCACCCTGCTCGGCGTCCTCGCCGTCCTGGTCCTCATCGGCGGCCTCACCAAGCCCGACGCGTTCCTCGACACCCGCAACCTCCAACTCGTCCTCACCCAGGCCTCCGTGATCGGCGTCGTCAGCGTCGGCATGACGTTCGTGATCACCTCCGGCGGCATCGACCTGTCCGTCGGCGCGATCGTCGCCCTGTCCTCGGTGTGGGCCACCACGGCCGCCACCCAGAGCCACGGCTTCGGCGGCATCCTTCTCACCGCGGTCCTGGTCGGCCTCGGCTGCGGGCTGGTCAACGGGGTGCTCATCGCGTACGGCGGCCTGGTCCCGTTCATCGCCACCCTCGCCATGCTGGCCTCCGCACGCGGCCTCGCCCTCCAGATCACCGACGGCCGCACCCAGGTCGTCACCGTGCCGGGCGTCCTCGACCTCGGCGAGCGCGACGCCTACGTGCTCGGCGTGCCACCGCTGGTGCTGGTGTTCGCGGCCGTCACCGTGGTCGGCTGGCTGGTGTTCAACCGGACCACCTTCGGCCGCCGCACGGTCGCCGTCGGCGGCAACCCGGAGGCCGCCCGGCTGGCCGGCATCGACGTCCGCCGCCAGCGGCTCTACCTCTATCTGCTCTCCGGGCTGTGCTGCGGCATCGCCGCCTTCCTGCTCGTCGTCCTGGCCGGCTCGGGCCAGAACACCAACGGCAATCTCTACGAACTCGACGCCATCGCCGCCGTGATCATCGGCGGCACCCTGCTCAGCGGCGGCCGGGGCACCCTCACCGGTTCCGTCCTCGGCGTCCTGATCTTCACCACGATCACCAACCTCTTCGCCCTGAACAACCTGCAGAGCGACGTCCAGCAGATCGCCAAGGGCGCGATCATCGTCGCCGCCGTGCTGGTCCAGCGCCGTACCGCGAGCACGACCTGA
- a CDS encoding substrate-binding domain-containing protein produces the protein MHQLTSSRRGLLFGAAAVSAGALLSGCTSNDTGDDGDGGAAANDSPAADDRPGKRVTIGYAGPQADHGWLNAINDNAKKRAEKYTDVTLEVTEGSNDTAQQIGQIETLINKKVDVLVVLPADGKALTRAGLKAMRAGIPVVNLDRVFNSPQAYRCWIGGDNYGMGLNAGHYIGERLKDKADAKVVELAGLDNLELTKQRTQGFDDALKNYPNIKKVARQAAEFTVESGQAKMAQLLQAQQDFDALWNHDDDQGVGALRAIEQAGRDDFLMVGGAGALSAFQAIKADRGVLKATVLYPPTMAASAIDLARALGQGKGVSGLAEFEIPTSLTCYSAVVDKENVDRYMSTGFK, from the coding sequence ATGCACCAGCTCACCTCCTCCCGCAGAGGACTGCTGTTCGGAGCCGCCGCCGTGTCCGCCGGTGCCCTCCTCAGCGGCTGCACCAGCAACGACACGGGCGACGACGGCGACGGCGGGGCGGCCGCGAACGACAGCCCCGCCGCCGACGACAGGCCCGGCAAGCGCGTCACCATCGGCTACGCGGGACCGCAGGCCGACCACGGCTGGCTCAACGCCATCAACGACAACGCCAAGAAACGCGCCGAGAAGTACACGGACGTCACCCTCGAGGTCACCGAGGGCTCCAACGACACCGCCCAGCAGATCGGCCAGATCGAGACCCTCATCAACAAGAAGGTCGACGTCCTGGTCGTCCTCCCCGCCGACGGCAAGGCCCTCACCCGGGCCGGGCTCAAGGCGATGCGCGCCGGCATCCCCGTCGTCAACCTCGACCGCGTCTTCAACTCCCCGCAGGCCTACCGCTGCTGGATCGGCGGCGACAACTACGGCATGGGCCTCAACGCCGGCCACTACATCGGCGAACGGCTCAAGGACAAGGCGGACGCCAAGGTCGTCGAACTGGCCGGACTGGACAACCTGGAACTCACCAAGCAGCGCACGCAAGGGTTCGACGACGCACTGAAGAACTACCCGAACATCAAGAAGGTGGCCCGCCAGGCCGCCGAGTTCACCGTCGAGTCCGGGCAGGCCAAGATGGCCCAACTCCTCCAGGCCCAGCAGGACTTCGACGCGCTCTGGAACCACGACGACGACCAGGGCGTGGGCGCGCTGCGCGCCATCGAGCAGGCCGGGCGGGACGACTTCCTGATGGTCGGCGGCGCCGGCGCGCTCTCCGCGTTCCAGGCCATCAAGGCGGACCGGGGCGTGCTGAAGGCGACCGTGCTCTACCCGCCGACGATGGCCGCCTCCGCGATCGACCTGGCCCGTGCGCTCGGCCAGGGCAAGGGGGTCTCCGGACTCGCCGAGTTCGAGATCCCCACGTCGCTGACCTGCTACTCGGCCGTCGTCGACAAGGAGAACGTCGACCGGTACATGTCCACGGGCTTCAAGTGA
- a CDS encoding Gfo/Idh/MocA family protein gives MREPVEPGKPGEPLEPGGTGEVGEVAGGRATAVVARPSAAAPPLRIGMVGHAFMGAAHSQAWRTAGRVFDLPLNPVPVALCGRDADAVRLAAGRHGWASTETDWRALVTRDDIDLVDICTPGDSHAEIALAALAAGKHVLCEKPLANTVAEAEVMTRAAEEAYGRGRLAMTGFNYRRLPATALARRMVAEGRLGRLRHVRVTYLQDWLVDPAAPLTWRLRRERAGSGALGDLGAHVVDLAQYLTGEPLAGVSALTETFVRRRPLPSATGGGRGLSAGSADGVEGESQADATGEVTVDDAVVFTGRFASGALASFEATRCATGRKNSLRLELNGERGSLAFDLERLNELSYHDGTEPGEHAGFRRILVTEPEHPYLDAWWPPGHGLGYEHTFVHQVRDLVHAIAEGRRPEPSFADGLRVQRVLAAVEESAAKNAVYTPIPAPAPDPIAP, from the coding sequence ATGAGGGAGCCGGTCGAACCGGGGAAGCCGGGAGAGCCGCTGGAGCCGGGGGGAACGGGGGAGGTGGGGGAGGTCGCCGGGGGGCGCGCCACCGCGGTGGTCGCGCGTCCCTCGGCGGCCGCGCCGCCGCTGCGGATCGGCATGGTGGGCCACGCCTTCATGGGCGCCGCCCACTCCCAGGCCTGGCGCACCGCGGGCCGCGTCTTCGACCTGCCGCTGAACCCGGTCCCGGTGGCACTCTGCGGGCGCGACGCCGACGCCGTACGCCTGGCCGCCGGCCGGCACGGCTGGGCGAGCACCGAGACCGACTGGCGGGCCCTGGTGACACGCGACGACATCGACCTCGTCGACATCTGCACCCCCGGTGACAGCCACGCCGAGATCGCGCTGGCCGCGCTCGCCGCCGGCAAGCACGTCCTGTGCGAGAAGCCGCTGGCCAACACGGTCGCGGAGGCGGAGGTGATGACCCGCGCCGCCGAAGAGGCGTACGGCCGGGGCCGGTTGGCGATGACCGGCTTCAACTACCGGCGCCTCCCGGCCACCGCGCTGGCCCGCCGCATGGTCGCCGAGGGGCGCCTCGGCCGGCTGCGGCACGTGCGGGTGACCTACCTCCAGGACTGGCTGGTGGACCCCGCCGCCCCGCTGACCTGGCGGCTGCGCCGGGAACGCGCCGGCTCCGGCGCACTCGGCGACCTCGGCGCCCATGTCGTCGACCTGGCGCAGTACCTGACCGGGGAGCCGCTCGCGGGCGTCTCGGCGCTCACCGAGACGTTCGTACGACGCCGGCCGCTGCCGTCGGCCACCGGTGGGGGGCGGGGGCTGTCGGCGGGGTCGGCGGACGGCGTCGAAGGTGAGTCCCAGGCCGATGCCACCGGCGAGGTCACCGTCGACGACGCCGTCGTCTTCACCGGCCGTTTCGCCTCCGGCGCCCTCGCCTCCTTCGAGGCCACCCGCTGCGCCACCGGCCGCAAGAACTCCCTGCGCCTCGAACTCAACGGTGAGCGCGGCTCGCTGGCCTTCGACCTGGAGCGGCTCAACGAACTCTCGTACCACGACGGCACGGAGCCGGGGGAGCACGCGGGCTTCCGCCGCATCCTCGTCACCGAACCCGAGCACCCCTACCTGGACGCCTGGTGGCCGCCGGGCCACGGGCTCGGCTACGAGCACACCTTCGTCCACCAGGTCCGCGACCTCGTCCACGCGATCGCCGAGGGCCGCCGGCCCGAGCCCTCCTTCGCCGACGGACTGCGGGTGCAGCGCGTGCTCGCCGCCGTCGAGGAGAGCGCCGCGAAGAACGCCGTCTACACCCCGATACCCGCCCCCGCACCCGACCCGATCGCCCCTTGA
- a CDS encoding sugar phosphate isomerase/epimerase family protein produces the protein MPRDFTLFTGQWADLPLEEVCRHARDFGYDGLELACWGDHFEVDKALADPSYVESRHQLLDKYGLKCRAISNHLVGQAVCDAIIDERHRAILPTRIWGDGEPEGVRRRAADEIADTARAAARFGVDTVIGFTGSSIWHLVAMFPPAPESMIERGYEDFADRWNPILDVYDAEGVRFAHEVHPGEIAYDYWTTRRTLEAVDHRPAFGLNFDPSHFVWQDLDPVGFLYDFRDRIYHVDCKEARTRLDGRNGRLGSHLPWGDPRRGWDFVSAGHGDVPWEDVFRMLRSIGYRGPVSVEWEDAGMDRLQGAPEALARLRTYDFEPPSAAFDAAFAH, from the coding sequence ATGCCGCGCGACTTCACGCTCTTCACCGGCCAATGGGCCGACCTGCCCCTGGAGGAGGTCTGCCGCCACGCCCGCGACTTCGGCTACGACGGCCTCGAACTCGCCTGCTGGGGCGACCACTTCGAGGTCGACAAAGCCCTCGCGGATCCCTCCTACGTGGAATCCCGCCACCAACTGCTCGACAAGTACGGCCTGAAGTGCCGGGCGATCTCGAACCACCTGGTCGGCCAGGCCGTCTGCGACGCGATCATCGACGAACGCCACCGGGCCATCCTCCCCACCCGCATCTGGGGCGACGGCGAACCGGAGGGCGTCCGGCGGCGCGCGGCCGACGAGATCGCGGACACCGCACGCGCCGCCGCCCGCTTCGGCGTCGACACCGTCATCGGCTTCACCGGCTCGTCCATCTGGCACCTGGTCGCCATGTTCCCGCCCGCGCCCGAATCCATGATCGAACGCGGCTACGAGGACTTCGCCGACCGCTGGAACCCGATCCTCGACGTCTACGACGCGGAGGGCGTGCGGTTCGCCCACGAGGTCCACCCCGGCGAGATCGCGTACGACTACTGGACCACCCGGCGGACCCTGGAGGCGGTGGACCACCGCCCCGCCTTCGGCCTGAACTTCGACCCCTCGCACTTCGTCTGGCAGGACCTGGACCCGGTCGGCTTCCTGTACGACTTCCGCGACCGGATCTACCACGTCGACTGCAAGGAGGCCCGCACCCGCCTCGACGGCCGCAACGGCCGCCTCGGCTCCCACCTGCCCTGGGGCGACCCCCGGCGCGGCTGGGACTTCGTCTCGGCCGGCCACGGGGACGTGCCCTGGGAGGACGTCTTCCGCATGCTGCGCTCCATCGGCTACCGGGGCCCCGTCTCCGTCGAATGGGAGGACGCCGGCATGGACCGCCTCCAGGGCGCACCGGAGGCCCTTGCCAGACTGCGGACGTACGACTTCGAGCCACCCTCCGCCGCCTTCGACGCCGCTTTCGCCCACTGA
- a CDS encoding DUF732 domain-containing protein codes for MPDKRSGPAEQPPSTTGGKVRLEKDVAARPKALGRRRLAAVLTATVLALVALVTLLVTGGSEQGSARSGTDADVPAEPGAEKSTADPTSGPPHVSVPEFSSAAARDVAFLGDVGQFSTWPDATEYGAMSSDGGGYDLSDFRKAVLGDARAVCEALTGGADMNDVPDLVGLPLPDPIDQAAFIVEAVTFYCPDRIGAVTDGVYSMPVPTKQDEDCPAVSTLKTTATIERPDADDDPTSATYTVKVRNTSPYDVRVQLQQRWFADGKAPGWELSPEWEPKWEFFGETGEDQFFTIEAGGTSTYEGEQNGIYHWSRTEVRVAPKEFVFLGCGYRPGPGAAPNP; via the coding sequence ATGCCCGACAAGAGATCGGGGCCGGCCGAGCAGCCGCCCTCCACGACAGGCGGAAAGGTCCGGCTGGAGAAGGACGTCGCAGCCCGCCCGAAGGCACTCGGGCGGCGGCGCCTCGCAGCGGTCCTCACCGCGACGGTCCTCGCGCTCGTCGCCCTCGTCACCCTCCTGGTGACCGGCGGCAGCGAGCAGGGATCGGCACGCTCCGGCACGGACGCCGACGTCCCGGCCGAGCCCGGGGCAGAGAAGAGCACGGCCGATCCGACCTCCGGGCCCCCTCACGTTTCCGTCCCGGAGTTCAGCTCCGCCGCCGCACGCGACGTGGCGTTCCTCGGCGACGTCGGCCAGTTCTCCACGTGGCCCGACGCCACGGAGTACGGAGCCATGTCGTCCGACGGTGGCGGTTACGACCTCTCGGACTTCCGCAAGGCCGTCCTCGGGGACGCGAGAGCCGTCTGCGAGGCCCTCACCGGTGGAGCCGACATGAACGACGTCCCCGACCTCGTGGGGCTGCCGCTCCCCGACCCGATCGACCAGGCCGCCTTCATCGTGGAGGCGGTCACCTTCTACTGCCCGGACCGGATCGGCGCCGTGACCGACGGCGTCTACAGCATGCCGGTGCCGACGAAGCAGGACGAGGACTGCCCGGCCGTCTCCACTCTGAAGACGACGGCCACGATCGAGCGGCCGGATGCCGACGACGACCCGACCTCGGCCACGTACACGGTGAAGGTCCGCAACACCTCCCCGTACGACGTGCGTGTCCAGCTCCAGCAGCGCTGGTTCGCGGACGGCAAGGCGCCCGGATGGGAGCTGTCCCCCGAGTGGGAGCCGAAGTGGGAGTTCTTCGGCGAGACGGGGGAGGACCAGTTCTTCACCATCGAGGCGGGCGGGACCTCCACCTACGAGGGGGAACAGAACGGCATCTACCACTGGAGTCGTACCGAGGTCCGCGTCGCCCCGAAGGAGTTCGTGTTCCTCGGATGCGGCTACCGGCCCGGCCCCGGCGCGGCCCCGAACCCATAG
- a CDS encoding N-formylglutamate amidohydrolase, which yields MHPQNHQYHQYLPGAPDSPVILHVPHSSRAIPQDVRQGITLDDAALNAELDHITDAHTAELAAATADRCATTPWRFVNRLSRLVVDPERFPDQREEMLSVGMGAVYTRTTHREELRPASYDARPLVETYFRPYAAAMTDAVAGRLAAVGRAVIVDVHSYPTARLPYELHGDGPRPPICLGRDAFHTPDALLAHAERAFARFGGTGIDSPFQGTYVPLRYYERDPRVTALMIEIRRDVYMTEPGGPYGPGLEALADALAELVDGAGTS from the coding sequence ATGCATCCCCAGAACCACCAGTACCACCAGTACCTCCCGGGCGCGCCCGACTCCCCCGTCATCCTCCACGTCCCCCACTCCTCCCGCGCGATACCGCAGGACGTTCGGCAGGGGATCACGCTCGACGACGCCGCGCTCAACGCCGAGCTGGACCACATCACGGACGCGCACACGGCGGAGCTCGCCGCCGCCACCGCCGACCGCTGCGCCACCACCCCCTGGCGGTTCGTCAACCGGCTCTCGCGGCTGGTCGTGGACCCCGAGCGGTTCCCGGACCAACGCGAGGAGATGCTCTCCGTCGGCATGGGCGCGGTGTACACGCGGACCACGCACAGGGAAGAGCTCCGCCCGGCGTCGTACGACGCGCGGCCGCTCGTCGAGACGTACTTCCGTCCCTACGCCGCCGCCATGACCGACGCCGTCGCCGGGCGGCTGGCCGCCGTGGGGCGGGCGGTGATCGTGGACGTGCACTCGTACCCGACCGCGCGGCTGCCGTACGAACTGCACGGCGACGGCCCCCGCCCGCCGATCTGCCTGGGCCGGGACGCCTTCCACACCCCGGACGCGCTGCTCGCCCACGCGGAGCGGGCCTTCGCGCGCTTCGGCGGCACGGGGATCGACAGCCCGTTCCAGGGAACGTACGTTCCCCTGCGGTATTACGAGCGGGACCCCCGGGTCACCGCGCTGATGATCGAGATCCGGCGCGACGTCTACATGACGGAACCGGGCGGCCCGTACGGCCCGGGGCTCGAAGCGCTCGCGGACGCGCTGGCCGAGCTGGTCGACGGGGCCGGAACGAGCTGA
- a CDS encoding DMT family transporter, whose amino-acid sequence MVYLFGLIAACLLGLGFVLQQHAAERAPVSDMLSFRLLWDLVRVPLWLGGIGCMVVGQILSAVALSKGDLSKVEPLLATNLLFAMALARWMSGERLGGSGWSGVLLLSGGVAAFILAGRPTGTDAQVGALRHWLVFGLVVGVALALIVVARHLPFFEEPPLLAAAAGALYGLQDALTRVSSQIIADDGIPALLVSWEPYTIVALAVTGLMLVQSAFEAGPLRMSLPALTAAEPIAGIACGIGFLGDRLHTDPAALAWATAGLAAVVTGVFVLARHPAMPGSVAREREPG is encoded by the coding sequence GTGGTCTACCTCTTCGGTCTGATCGCCGCCTGTCTGCTCGGCCTCGGCTTCGTGCTCCAGCAGCACGCCGCCGAGCGGGCGCCCGTCTCCGACATGCTCTCCTTCCGGCTGCTGTGGGACCTGGTCCGGGTGCCGCTGTGGCTGGGCGGCATCGGCTGCATGGTGGTGGGTCAGATCCTCAGCGCGGTGGCGCTCAGCAAGGGCGACTTGTCCAAGGTGGAACCGCTGCTGGCCACGAACCTGCTCTTCGCGATGGCGCTGGCCCGCTGGATGAGCGGGGAGCGGCTGGGCGGCTCCGGCTGGAGCGGGGTGCTGCTGCTCAGCGGCGGGGTGGCCGCGTTCATCCTGGCCGGGCGGCCGACCGGCACCGACGCGCAGGTCGGCGCGTTGCGGCACTGGCTGGTGTTCGGCCTGGTCGTGGGCGTGGCGCTGGCGCTGATCGTGGTGGCCCGGCACCTGCCGTTCTTCGAGGAGCCGCCGCTGCTGGCCGCGGCGGCGGGCGCGCTGTACGGGCTGCAGGACGCGCTGACCCGGGTCTCCAGCCAGATCATCGCCGACGACGGCATCCCGGCGCTGTTGGTGAGCTGGGAGCCGTACACGATCGTCGCGCTCGCGGTGACCGGGCTGATGCTGGTGCAGAGCGCGTTCGAGGCGGGACCGTTGCGGATGTCGCTGCCGGCGCTGACCGCGGCGGAGCCGATCGCCGGGATCGCCTGCGGGATCGGCTTCCTCGGCGACCGGCTCCACACCGACCCGGCGGCCCTCGCGTGGGCGACGGCCGGCCTCGCGGCGGTCGTCACAGGGGTGTTCGTCCTCGCGCGCCATCCCGCGATGCCGGGGTCGGTCGCGCGGGAGCGCGAGCCGGGGTGA
- a CDS encoding S1 family peptidase, protein MRRTTTLRTTTLSTALLLVTAAAGLGQASAAAPGATPQDTPAKSSAAASPALIDALQRDLHLTKSQATDRLAAETTARTVEKAARKAAGATYGGSWFDAKRGTLVVGLADDTHRAAVEATGADVTRVAHTERTLDSTMTELNAMDAPDGVAGWHVDPKSSTVTVTVVDTHKSDNDVEAFVARARKAGPVTVQETDHQPRTLAAGTVGGDPYYTGNVRCSIGFSVYGGFITAGHCGTPGMSVSGWDHTYIGNFQGSSFPDNDYAWVNVGSGWWTVPVVLGWGTVSDQLVRGSGEAPVGASICRSGSTSHWHCGTVLAKNETVNYSQGAVHQMTKTNACAEPGDSGGSFISGDQAQGTTSGGWGNCSSGGETWFQPINEVLNRYGLTLHTA, encoded by the coding sequence ATGAGACGCACCACCACCCTCCGCACCACCACCCTCTCCACCGCCCTCCTCCTCGTCACCGCCGCCGCAGGCCTCGGCCAGGCCTCCGCGGCCGCCCCCGGCGCCACCCCCCAGGACACCCCCGCCAAGAGCAGCGCCGCCGCCTCCCCCGCCCTGATCGACGCCCTCCAACGCGACCTGCACCTGACGAAGTCCCAGGCCACCGACCGCCTCGCCGCCGAGACCACGGCCCGCACCGTCGAGAAGGCCGCCCGCAAGGCGGCCGGCGCCACGTACGGCGGCTCGTGGTTCGACGCCAAGCGCGGCACGCTCGTCGTCGGCCTGGCGGACGACACGCACCGCGCCGCCGTCGAGGCCACCGGCGCCGACGTCACCCGCGTCGCACACACCGAACGCACACTCGACTCGACCATGACCGAGCTCAACGCGATGGACGCGCCCGACGGCGTCGCCGGCTGGCACGTCGACCCGAAGTCGAGCACCGTCACCGTCACCGTCGTCGACACCCACAAGAGCGACAACGATGTCGAGGCGTTCGTGGCCCGCGCCCGCAAGGCCGGCCCGGTGACCGTCCAGGAGACGGACCACCAGCCGCGTACGCTCGCCGCCGGGACCGTCGGCGGCGACCCGTACTACACGGGCAACGTCCGCTGTTCCATCGGCTTCTCGGTGTACGGCGGCTTCATCACCGCCGGCCACTGCGGCACGCCCGGCATGAGCGTCAGCGGCTGGGACCACACCTACATCGGCAACTTCCAGGGCTCCTCGTTCCCCGACAACGACTACGCGTGGGTCAACGTCGGCAGCGGCTGGTGGACCGTGCCGGTCGTCCTCGGCTGGGGCACCGTCTCCGACCAGCTGGTGCGGGGCTCGGGGGAGGCACCGGTCGGGGCGTCGATATGCCGTTCCGGCTCGACCTCCCACTGGCACTGCGGGACGGTCCTCGCGAAGAACGAGACCGTCAACTACAGCCAGGGCGCGGTGCACCAGATGACCAAGACGAACGCGTGCGCCGAACCCGGTGACTCCGGCGGCTCGTTCATCAGCGGCGACCAGGCGCAGGGCACGACGTCGGGCGGCTGGGGCAACTGCAGCTCGGGCGGCGAGACGTGGTTCCAGCCGATCAACGAGGTGCTCAACCGCTACGGACTGACGCTGCACACGGCGTGA